The Streptosporangiales bacterium nucleotide sequence GCGAGCTCGCGGCGCGAGCGCTTGCCGACCCCGCGGCGGTCATCCTCGGCGTACTGGAGCTGACGTAGCTCGGTGGTCGGGGCGAGGTCAGGGTGGTGCTCGTAGGCGATGCGGGCATGGGCGAGGGCCGCCTGCAGCCGGCGCGAGTTCGCCCAGGCGTACTCAGGTCCGCGGACGCCGCGGCGCTGGCGTACGTCGAGCAGCAGGCGAACGTTCGCCTGCTGCAGTCGTTGCAGGAAGGACTCGACGTCGAAGCCATAGACGCCGACTGTCGCCATCCTGAGCATCGGAAATCACCCGCCTGCCTCCTACTCGTGCCGGTCCATGGTGGCCCCGGGCAATGACGCTAGGAGCGTGGGTCCGTATTGGCGAATCCGCCGCGCCGCGGCGCTGATGGGGCTGCTGGGCGGTTAGCGTGGCGGGCCGTGTGCCGGCATGAGTGAGGTGGTCGTGCTCGTCGTTGATGCTCAGCGATCAGCGATCA carries:
- a CDS encoding DUF488 family protein, with the protein product MLRMATVGVYGFDVESFLQRLQQANVRLLLDVRQRRGVRGPEYAWANSRRLQAALAHARIAYEHHPDLAPTTELRQLQYAEDDRRGVGKRSRRELAAEYTRRYTTEILDRADLTPIVSALSSSGTAALLCVERDPEACHRSLIAQRLTERHRVTIEHLRPL